In one Rugosibacter aromaticivorans genomic region, the following are encoded:
- the rho gene encoding transcription termination factor Rho: MHLSELKALHVSQLLEMADANHIENANRFRKQELIYALLKNQAGKSEAIFGDGVLEILPDGFGFLRSPESSYLATPDDIYISPSQVRRFNLHSGDTIEGEIRTPKEGERYFALVKVDRVNGESPEVGKHKILFENLTPLHPTEHMLLERDIRTEENITSRVIDMIAPIGKGQRGLLVASPKSGKTVMMQHIARAITANHPDVTLIVLLIDERPEEVTEMTRTVKGEVIASTFDEPATRHVQVAEMVIEKAKRLVEHKKDVVILLDSITRLARAYNTVQPASGKVLTGGVDANALQKPKRFFGAARNIEEGGSLTIIATALIETGSRMDDVIYEEFKGTGNMEIHLDRRMAEKRVYPAINVNRSGTRREELLLKPDVLQKMWVLRKLLYNMDDMEAMEFLLDKVKATKNNGEFFDAMRRS, translated from the coding sequence ATGCACCTATCCGAACTCAAAGCCCTTCATGTCAGCCAACTGCTTGAGATGGCTGACGCCAACCACATTGAAAATGCCAATCGGTTTCGCAAGCAGGAGCTGATCTACGCCCTGCTAAAAAATCAGGCCGGTAAAAGCGAAGCAATTTTCGGGGATGGCGTGTTAGAAATTCTGCCCGATGGGTTTGGCTTTCTACGGTCGCCTGAATCATCCTACCTTGCTACACCAGACGACATCTATATTAGTCCCAGTCAGGTTCGTCGCTTCAATTTGCATTCGGGTGACACCATTGAAGGTGAGATTCGAACTCCCAAAGAAGGTGAGCGCTACTTTGCCTTGGTTAAGGTTGATCGCGTTAATGGCGAGTCCCCCGAGGTAGGTAAGCACAAAATCCTGTTCGAGAACCTGACCCCGCTTCACCCTACGGAACACATGCTCCTCGAGCGAGATATTCGTACTGAAGAGAATATTACGAGTCGTGTCATTGACATGATTGCACCCATCGGCAAAGGTCAGCGCGGACTGCTTGTGGCCAGTCCGAAAAGCGGTAAAACAGTGATGATGCAACACATTGCTCGCGCGATTACCGCCAATCATCCTGACGTGACTCTCATTGTTCTGCTGATCGACGAGCGTCCCGAAGAAGTCACCGAAATGACTCGCACCGTCAAAGGCGAGGTGATTGCCTCAACCTTCGATGAGCCTGCCACAAGACACGTACAAGTCGCCGAAATGGTCATCGAGAAAGCCAAGCGACTGGTTGAGCACAAGAAGGACGTGGTGATCCTGCTAGACTCCATCACCCGTCTGGCGCGCGCCTACAATACCGTACAACCCGCTTCAGGCAAGGTGCTCACAGGTGGCGTAGATGCTAATGCCCTGCAAAAGCCCAAACGTTTTTTTGGCGCCGCTCGCAATATCGAAGAAGGTGGATCGCTTACCATTATTGCCACCGCGCTGATCGAAACCGGCTCGCGCATGGATGATGTGATTTACGAAGAATTCAAGGGTACGGGCAATATGGAAATTCACCTTGATCGTCGTATGGCCGAAAAACGGGTTTATCCAGCCATCAATGTAAATCGCTCTGGCACCCGCCGCGAAGAACTGCTCCTGAAGCCTGACGTGCTGCAAAAAATGTGGGTTCTGCGCAAGCTTCTCTACAACATGGACGACATGGAAGCGATG
- the trxA gene encoding thioredoxin TrxA — protein MSEHIIHVTDSTFKSEVLDSTVPTLVDFWAEWCGPCKMIAPILEDAAKDYAGKLRIAKINIDDNPKTPGEFGIRGIPTLLLFKGGSMEAQKVGALSKSQLTAFIDNHL, from the coding sequence ATGAGCGAACACATCATTCACGTCACCGATAGTACCTTTAAAAGCGAAGTACTGGACTCCACTGTGCCAACGCTGGTTGATTTTTGGGCCGAGTGGTGCGGCCCCTGCAAAATGATTGCGCCTATTCTCGAAGATGCGGCAAAAGACTATGCAGGCAAGTTGCGCATCGCTAAGATCAACATCGACGATAACCCCAAGACACCCGGAGAATTTGGAATTCGCGGTATTCCTACCCTGTTGTTGTTCAAGGGGGGATCGATGGAAGCGCAAAAAGTCGGTGCCCTATCCAAATCTCAACTGACAGCATTTATTGACAACCATCTCTGA
- the fdxA gene encoding ferredoxin FdxA: protein MTYVVTEACIKCKYTDCVDVCPVDCFHEGPNFLVIDPDECIDCTLCVAECPAEAIFAEDDVPADQVKLVQINAELAKIWPVITQRKEPPADADEWLKVPGKLSKLER from the coding sequence ATGACCTATGTAGTAACCGAAGCGTGTATCAAATGTAAATATACCGATTGCGTGGATGTTTGCCCGGTAGATTGCTTTCATGAAGGCCCCAACTTTCTGGTGATCGATCCAGATGAGTGCATCGATTGCACACTGTGTGTTGCTGAATGCCCTGCAGAAGCGATTTTCGCCGAAGATGATGTTCCTGCAGATCAGGTGAAATTGGTACAAATCAATGCAGAGCTGGCGAAAATATGGCCTGTTATCACGCAGCGCAAGGAGCCGCCAGCAGACGCGGATGAATGGTTGAAAGTGCCGGGCAAGCTTTCAAAGCTGGAGCGCTAA
- a CDS encoding CBS domain-containing protein: protein MQVKEILAIKGAVLYTISPERPLVEAIAIMTEQDVGSLVCFAQGKMAGMLTFREVLNAVHAHGGEWQDVAVAKVMVAKPFCASPEMEMDELRRVMVEHHQRYLPVMEEDTLMGVVSFHDVAKAVLEEQSFENKMLKAYIRNWPEEKTD, encoded by the coding sequence ATGCAAGTTAAGGAAATTCTTGCGATTAAGGGCGCTGTGCTCTACACCATTTCGCCTGAGCGACCTCTGGTTGAGGCAATTGCCATCATGACCGAGCAGGATGTTGGTTCCCTGGTGTGTTTTGCACAGGGGAAAATGGCCGGCATGCTGACATTTCGCGAAGTACTGAATGCTGTGCATGCGCATGGTGGAGAGTGGCAGGATGTGGCCGTCGCCAAAGTGATGGTTGCCAAACCCTTTTGCGCCAGCCCTGAAATGGAAATGGACGAATTGCGCCGCGTGATGGTCGAGCATCATCAACGTTATCTGCCCGTCATGGAAGAGGATACGCTGATGGGTGTCGTCTCATTCCATGATGTGGCAAAAGCGGTGCTCGAAGAGCAAAGTTTCGAAAATAAAATGCTGAAAGCTTATATTCGTAACTGGCCCGAAGAAAAAACTGATTGA
- a CDS encoding AMP-binding protein, protein MERIWLKSYPAGVPAEIDANAYASLIDVLDESVRLYGQRTAFICMGKGISYTQLDRMSRDFAAYLQGVLGLKKGDRVVLMMPNVLQYPVCLFGVLRAGCVVVNCNPLYTAAELEHQLKDADAQTIVILENFAHVLQDAVARTPVKHILTTQLGDLLGPIKGWAINFAVKHIKKMVPAWTLPGAVSLPAALRKGADVQPAPVPVPLAHGDIAFLQYTGGTTGVSKGAMLTQRNLVANLLQAKAWIKPYLGEGPQIVITALPLYHVFALTANCLTFVALGAANVLITNPRDIAGFVDTLAKYKFTALTGVNTLFNALLDSPKFAQLDFSHLRIALGGGMAVQKSVAVRWQATTRVALIEAYGLTETSPAVSINPLNLAEFNGSIGLPLPSTDIAIRDDAGNDLPLGEAGELCVSGPQVMAGYWRQPEETAKVMMPDGFLRTGDIAMVDAKGFVRIVDRKKDLIVVSGFKVFPNEVEDVLALHPGVREVAVIGVPDGHSGEAVKAFVVKRDAALTAEELISHCRKTLVAYKVPHQIEFRSELPKSNVGKILRRALKDQG, encoded by the coding sequence ATGGAGAGAATCTGGCTGAAAAGCTATCCCGCCGGGGTTCCTGCGGAAATTGATGCTAATGCCTACGCATCACTCATTGATGTTCTGGATGAAAGTGTGCGTCTATATGGCCAGCGTACAGCCTTTATCTGTATGGGTAAAGGCATTAGCTATACGCAGCTGGATCGCATGTCACGTGATTTTGCGGCTTACCTGCAAGGGGTTCTGGGGCTAAAAAAAGGCGATCGCGTTGTCCTGATGATGCCGAATGTTCTGCAATACCCCGTGTGTTTGTTCGGGGTGCTGCGAGCGGGGTGCGTTGTCGTTAATTGCAACCCGTTGTACACCGCCGCTGAGCTTGAACATCAGCTCAAGGATGCGGATGCCCAAACCATCGTTATTCTCGAAAATTTCGCCCATGTGCTGCAAGATGCTGTTGCCCGTACACCGGTCAAGCATATTCTGACGACGCAGTTGGGAGATCTGCTGGGCCCCATCAAGGGGTGGGCCATCAATTTTGCCGTCAAGCATATAAAGAAAATGGTTCCCGCATGGACGTTGCCGGGTGCTGTCAGTCTGCCTGCCGCGTTGCGCAAAGGGGCTGACGTTCAGCCAGCGCCAGTGCCTGTGCCGCTTGCGCATGGCGATATTGCCTTTCTTCAATATACGGGTGGCACCACGGGGGTTTCCAAAGGCGCGATGCTAACGCAGCGTAATTTGGTGGCGAATCTTCTGCAGGCAAAGGCTTGGATCAAGCCCTACCTTGGCGAAGGGCCACAGATTGTCATTACGGCTTTACCGCTGTATCACGTGTTCGCTTTAACGGCGAATTGCCTGACATTTGTGGCGCTGGGCGCGGCCAATGTGTTGATCACCAACCCGCGTGATATAGCGGGCTTTGTCGATACCTTGGCAAAATACAAATTCACTGCGTTAACTGGCGTCAATACGCTGTTCAACGCCTTGCTTGATTCCCCCAAATTTGCCCAACTCGATTTCAGTCACTTGCGCATAGCACTAGGCGGTGGCATGGCGGTACAAAAATCAGTCGCAGTGCGCTGGCAGGCGACGACCAGGGTTGCGTTGATTGAGGCCTACGGATTGACGGAAACCTCGCCCGCGGTAAGCATCAATCCGCTTAATCTTGCCGAGTTTAATGGCTCCATCGGTTTGCCATTGCCTTCAACCGATATTGCGATTCGCGACGATGCCGGAAATGATCTGCCATTAGGTGAGGCAGGTGAGCTTTGCGTCAGCGGTCCGCAAGTGATGGCAGGTTATTGGCGGCAACCGGAAGAAACTGCAAAAGTCATGATGCCCGATGGATTTTTACGGACCGGCGATATTGCGATGGTGGATGCCAAAGGTTTTGTGCGTATTGTGGATCGCAAAAAAGATTTGATTGTGGTCTCTGGTTTTAAGGTGTTTCCAAATGAAGTCGAGGATGTACTTGCCCTCCACCCCGGGGTGAGAGAAGTGGCTGTCATTGGTGTGCCGGATGGACATTCTGGCGAGGCTGTTAAAGCATTTGTGGTTAAACGTGACGCGGCGTTGACGGCTGAGGAGCTTATCAGTCATTGCCGCAAAACACTGGTGGCATACAAGGTGCCACATCAGATTGAGTTTCGGAGTGAATTACCAAAATCCAATGTGGGTAAGATTTTGCGCCGCGCACTCAAGGATCAGGGATAG
- the aroC gene encoding chorismate synthase, translating to MSGNSFGSLFCVTSFGESHGPALGCVIDGCPPGLEITAADIQVELDRRKPGMSRHVTQRRESDTVEILSGVFEGRTTGTPIALLIRNEDQRSKDYGNIATTFRPGHADYTYWQKYGIRDYRGGGRSSARETAVRVAAGAVARKWLLQRYGVSVRGWMAQLGDIEIPWQDETAIDGNPFFAPNAAIVPQLESYMDALRKSGDSVGAKITVIARGVPVGWGDPVYGRLDADIAYAMMGINAVKAVEIGAGFDVVTQKGSQHGDELTPDGFLTNHAGGVLGGISTGQDVLVNMAVKPTSSLRLPRRSIDLAGQPVMVETHGRHDPCVGIRATPIAEAMLALVLINAALHHRAQCADVSCPTPKIPAQAGHKSA from the coding sequence ATGTCCGGCAATAGTTTTGGTTCCCTTTTCTGCGTCACTTCTTTTGGTGAATCGCATGGCCCCGCGCTGGGTTGTGTGATCGACGGCTGCCCGCCAGGCCTTGAAATTACTGCGGCTGACATCCAGGTGGAGTTGGATCGTCGTAAGCCGGGGATGTCGCGCCACGTCACGCAACGTCGTGAATCGGATACGGTGGAGATACTGTCCGGTGTGTTCGAGGGGCGTACCACGGGAACGCCGATCGCCTTGTTGATTCGCAATGAAGATCAGCGCAGCAAGGATTACGGCAATATCGCTACAACCTTTCGCCCCGGCCATGCTGATTACACCTATTGGCAAAAATACGGTATTCGCGACTATCGTGGCGGCGGCCGTTCGTCGGCGCGCGAAACTGCGGTGCGGGTTGCTGCCGGGGCTGTTGCGCGTAAATGGTTGTTGCAGCGTTATGGTGTCAGTGTGCGCGGCTGGATGGCGCAATTAGGTGACATTGAAATTCCCTGGCAAGACGAAACAGCCATTGATGGCAATCCGTTTTTTGCGCCGAACGCGGCCATCGTGCCGCAATTGGAAAGTTACATGGACGCTTTACGCAAGTCGGGCGATTCGGTGGGTGCGAAAATCACCGTGATTGCACGTGGTGTGCCCGTGGGTTGGGGAGACCCTGTCTATGGTCGTCTGGACGCTGACATTGCGTATGCCATGATGGGCATCAATGCGGTGAAAGCCGTAGAGATCGGCGCAGGTTTTGACGTCGTGACGCAAAAGGGCAGCCAGCATGGGGACGAGCTAACGCCCGATGGCTTTCTCACCAATCATGCGGGCGGCGTTTTAGGCGGCATTTCGACCGGCCAGGATGTGCTTGTGAATATGGCGGTCAAACCAACTTCCAGCCTGCGTTTGCCCCGCCGATCAATTGACCTTGCAGGGCAACCCGTCATGGTTGAAACGCATGGTCGTCACGACCCGTGTGTGGGCATTCGCGCGACTCCCATTGCCGAAGCGATGCTCGCCCTCGTATTAATCAATGCCGCTTTGCATCACCGTGCGCAATGTGCGGATGTCAGTTGTCCGACGCCAAAAATTCCGGCGCAGGCTGGTCACAAATCAGCGTAA
- a CDS encoding MFS transporter, producing the protein MNQARRLSAWYFWYFAFVGVFQPYFSLYLQSLAMSAGRIAVLMSLGQMIRLVAPLFWGWLADHAGQRVKIVVMSTGAALASFSAVFLTQDFLGLLLSLTVLHFFWSASLPLVEALTLAHLTDHPERYGRIRLWGSVGFIFAVLGMGWLLDILPITLLLWVGWALLSGTVVSALLLKEAVPGAIHTASSLRMVLSQPKVVFLLVAGLFMIAAHGVLYVFYSIHLVAHGYGKTVVGLLWTLGVLAEIIVFLLMPRIAQRVSLRHLLLACFALAVLRFMLIGWQVDSLSVLFFAQCLHGATFGAHHVATMAALNRWFSSGQQARAQAIYGSVAYGIGGLTGGLLAGALWESAGPAMTFSVSALLALIGFCLVWHGVPASSGRPVVR; encoded by the coding sequence ATGAATCAAGCTCGCCGCCTGTCAGCATGGTACTTTTGGTACTTTGCCTTTGTTGGTGTCTTTCAGCCCTATTTCAGTCTGTATTTGCAGTCCCTCGCGATGTCTGCCGGGCGCATTGCGGTATTGATGTCTTTGGGTCAAATGATCCGTCTTGTGGCACCCCTGTTCTGGGGCTGGCTGGCAGACCATGCGGGGCAGCGGGTAAAAATAGTGGTCATGTCAACCGGGGCCGCGTTGGCCAGTTTTTCTGCGGTTTTTTTGACGCAGGATTTTCTTGGCTTATTGCTGAGTCTGACCGTACTACATTTTTTCTGGAGTGCATCCCTGCCGTTGGTTGAGGCACTGACGTTAGCGCATCTGACGGATCATCCGGAGCGTTATGGGCGCATCCGGCTATGGGGTTCAGTAGGATTCATTTTCGCTGTGCTGGGTATGGGGTGGCTGCTGGATATCCTGCCGATAACCCTGTTGCTGTGGGTTGGCTGGGCGTTGCTTTCAGGCACCGTCGTCAGCGCTTTATTGCTGAAAGAAGCGGTTCCTGGGGCAATCCACACAGCGTCTTCCCTGCGGATGGTGTTGAGTCAACCGAAGGTGGTGTTTTTGCTGGTCGCCGGATTATTCATGATTGCTGCACACGGTGTCTTGTATGTTTTTTATTCGATTCATCTGGTGGCACATGGCTATGGCAAAACGGTTGTGGGTTTGCTCTGGACGCTGGGTGTGCTAGCCGAAATTATTGTATTTCTGCTGATGCCGCGCATCGCGCAGCGGGTCTCGTTACGCCACCTGCTGCTGGCTTGTTTTGCTTTGGCTGTTCTGCGCTTTATGTTAATCGGCTGGCAGGTGGATAGTTTGAGTGTGCTATTTTTTGCACAATGTCTGCATGGCGCCACTTTTGGCGCGCACCACGTGGCGACCATGGCGGCGCTTAATCGTTGGTTTTCTTCGGGCCAGCAGGCCAGGGCGCAGGCGATTTATGGCAGTGTGGCTTATGGCATTGGTGGATTAACCGGCGGGTTGCTTGCTGGCGCGTTGTGGGAAAGCGCTGGCCCGGCAATGACATTTAGCGTGTCTGCCCTGTTGGCGCTCATCGGGTTTTGCCTGGTCTGGCATGGTGTTCCGGCTAGTTCAGGCAGGCCGGTTGTGCGATAA